A stretch of Bradyrhizobium sp. AZCC 2262 DNA encodes these proteins:
- a CDS encoding GlxA family transcriptional regulator, which translates to MVGQKIGIVIHEDVQALDVAGPVDVFAEANGFLAEDVRYETVLIAADHKPVRASNKMRLLPDLSFAEATGGFDMLFVAGGPALPDAEADPLLTEWLGEAPWRASIYGSICTGAFALGNAGLLDDRRATTHWQNAAQLAMRFPKAYVEPDLISVRDGRLVTSAGVTAGIDLALALVGERHGPAVAVAVAKRLVVVAQRQGGQSQFSPYLTAQADPTSPIARIQDHVMAHIGRRHTLGSLANLVGMSTRNLARHFVLETAITPHEFVERARVDAARMRLEGSKQPLKSVAYDCGFGTADRMRVVFSERLGVTPAQYRASFRRSENGGADP; encoded by the coding sequence ATGGTCGGCCAGAAGATAGGTATCGTCATTCACGAGGACGTGCAGGCCCTTGATGTGGCCGGACCAGTCGACGTCTTCGCCGAGGCCAACGGCTTTCTCGCGGAGGATGTACGGTACGAAACGGTACTCATTGCCGCCGATCACAAGCCGGTTCGAGCTTCGAACAAGATGCGGTTGCTCCCCGACTTGAGTTTCGCGGAAGCGACGGGCGGTTTCGATATGCTGTTCGTCGCAGGCGGCCCGGCGCTTCCGGACGCCGAAGCAGATCCACTCCTAACGGAGTGGCTGGGCGAAGCACCTTGGCGCGCCAGCATCTACGGGTCGATCTGTACTGGCGCCTTTGCGCTCGGCAATGCCGGGCTCCTCGATGACAGGCGAGCAACGACGCATTGGCAGAATGCCGCGCAACTTGCGATGCGTTTCCCGAAAGCGTATGTCGAACCGGATCTGATCTCTGTGCGCGATGGTCGGTTGGTTACGTCGGCCGGAGTGACCGCGGGCATTGATCTCGCGCTTGCCCTTGTCGGCGAACGTCACGGCCCTGCGGTCGCTGTGGCGGTCGCCAAGCGCCTGGTCGTCGTGGCTCAGCGGCAAGGCGGGCAATCGCAGTTCAGTCCGTACCTTACGGCGCAAGCCGACCCTACTTCGCCAATCGCGCGCATCCAGGATCACGTTATGGCCCATATCGGAAGGCGCCATACGCTTGGGTCTCTCGCAAACTTGGTTGGCATGAGCACGCGCAACCTTGCCCGCCATTTTGTTCTGGAGACGGCGATCACGCCGCACGAGTTTGTCGAACGGGCTCGTGTCGACGCGGCGCGCATGCGGTTGGAAGGCAGTAAACAGCCTCTCAAGTCCGTCGCCTATGACTGCGGATTCGGCACGGCGGACAGGATGCGCGTCGTGTTCAGCGAGCGCCTGGGCGTGACACCGGCCCAGTATCGCGCGAGCTTCCGGCGTTCCGAAAACGGCGGTGCGGATCCATGA
- a CDS encoding dioxygenase family protein, whose amino-acid sequence METASNPRIRQVAEAFVRHVHAFASEVKLTEREFEFGIDFLNRIGQATNDSHNEGILFADAIGLSTLVCLLNNGNAGATETSAALLGPFWRASSPRTDNGGTIVRSPTPGPELFVTCEFIEASGKPIAGVEVDVWQSSPIGLYENQDETQADMNLRGKFTTDAAGRFGFRSVKPAGYPVPTDGPVGDMLRAQSRHPYRPAHLHFLGFKHGYKTLITQIFVDDDTHLESDVVFGVTRALIGDYRRHDNGTPPADGVSAPWYTLEHRFVMEPGEAVLPQPPIK is encoded by the coding sequence ATGGAGACCGCTAGCAATCCGCGGATTCGGCAGGTCGCGGAGGCCTTCGTGCGGCACGTGCATGCCTTCGCGAGCGAAGTGAAATTAACCGAGCGCGAATTCGAGTTCGGCATCGATTTTCTCAACCGGATCGGGCAGGCCACGAACGACAGTCACAACGAGGGGATCCTGTTTGCCGATGCGATTGGTCTGTCGACGCTTGTTTGCCTGCTGAACAATGGCAATGCAGGCGCGACCGAAACCTCCGCCGCCTTGCTTGGACCGTTCTGGCGCGCGAGCTCTCCCCGAACCGACAATGGTGGAACGATCGTTCGGTCGCCCACGCCCGGGCCCGAACTGTTCGTGACCTGCGAATTTATCGAGGCCTCCGGCAAACCGATTGCCGGCGTCGAGGTCGACGTGTGGCAGTCGTCACCGATCGGTCTCTACGAAAACCAGGACGAGACGCAGGCCGATATGAACCTTCGCGGCAAGTTTACCACCGATGCTGCGGGCCGCTTCGGATTCCGCTCGGTGAAACCGGCCGGCTACCCCGTTCCGACCGACGGGCCGGTCGGCGACATGCTGCGTGCGCAGAGCCGGCATCCGTACCGGCCCGCGCACCTCCATTTCCTCGGTTTCAAGCATGGCTACAAGACGCTGATCACGCAAATCTTCGTCGATGACGACACTCATCTCGAAAGCGACGTGGTGTTTGGCGTAACCCGCGCCCTGATCGGCGACTATCGCCGGCACGACAACGGCACGCCCCCGGCCGATGGCGTCTCTGCGCCCTGGTACACGCTGGAGCATCGCTTCGTAATGGAACCGGGTGAAGCCGTGCTTCCCCAACCGCCGATCAAGTAG
- a CDS encoding catalase, which produces MTDTRPPMTHATGTPVVDNLNTMTAGPRGPALLQDIWLIEKMAHFDREVIPERRMHAKGWGAYGKFTVTHDITRFTKAKIFSRIGKATDLFVRFSTVAGERGAADAERDIRGFAVKFYTEEGNWDIVGNNTPVFLFRDPMRFPDLNHAIKRDPRTGLRSADNNWDFWSLLPEALHQVTIVMSDRGIPKSFRHMHGFGSHTFSMVNASNERVWVKFHFRTKQGIKNLSDQDAAARVAGDRETHGRDLLEAIDSGNFPKWTLFIQVMTEAQSHSHKHNPFDLTKVWPKADYPLIEVGEMELNRYPENYFAEVEQAAFSPANIVPGIGFSPDRMLQARLFSYGDTQRYRLGVNFNHIPVNAPRCPVHSYHRDGKMRTDGNASSKPTYWPNSKDAWIGDAPELMEPPLKLEGDAAHFDHRVDEDHFEQPGNLFRMMSPAQQQLLFDNTARAMGDARLEVKQRHVDNCAKADPAYGAGVARALRVER; this is translated from the coding sequence ATGACTGACACCCGTCCCCCAATGACTCATGCGACCGGAACGCCGGTCGTCGACAATCTGAACACGATGACGGCCGGACCACGGGGGCCCGCGCTGCTCCAGGACATCTGGCTCATTGAGAAAATGGCGCATTTCGACCGGGAGGTGATCCCAGAGCGCCGGATGCATGCGAAGGGTTGGGGGGCCTACGGCAAGTTTACGGTGACGCACGATATCACCCGCTTTACCAAGGCCAAGATCTTTTCCAGGATTGGTAAGGCGACCGACCTGTTCGTGCGTTTCTCGACTGTCGCCGGCGAGCGCGGAGCGGCGGACGCCGAACGCGACATCCGCGGCTTTGCAGTCAAGTTCTACACCGAAGAAGGCAACTGGGACATTGTCGGCAACAATACTCCGGTCTTCCTCTTCCGCGATCCGATGCGGTTCCCCGACCTGAACCACGCCATCAAGCGCGATCCACGTACGGGTTTGCGTTCGGCCGACAACAACTGGGACTTCTGGTCGCTCTTGCCCGAGGCGTTGCACCAGGTGACGATAGTGATGTCGGATCGTGGAATACCGAAGAGCTTCCGACACATGCACGGCTTCGGCAGCCACACTTTTTCGATGGTCAACGCGTCCAATGAGCGAGTCTGGGTCAAGTTCCACTTTCGCACCAAACAGGGAATCAAGAACCTCTCCGACCAGGACGCGGCCGCACGCGTAGCGGGCGATCGTGAAACTCACGGCCGTGATTTGCTCGAAGCTATCGACAGCGGCAATTTTCCGAAATGGACGCTGTTCATCCAGGTCATGACGGAGGCACAGTCCCATAGTCACAAGCATAATCCGTTCGACCTCACCAAGGTCTGGCCGAAAGCTGACTATCCGCTGATCGAAGTCGGTGAGATGGAGCTGAACCGCTATCCAGAGAATTATTTTGCGGAAGTGGAGCAGGCTGCCTTCTCGCCGGCGAACATCGTTCCCGGGATTGGGTTTTCGCCCGACAGAATGCTCCAGGCGCGGCTCTTCTCCTATGGAGACACCCAGCGCTATCGGCTTGGCGTCAACTTCAATCACATTCCGGTCAATGCGCCTCGCTGCCCGGTGCACAGCTACCATCGCGACGGCAAGATGCGTACAGACGGCAACGCCAGCAGCAAACCGACCTACTGGCCGAATTCGAAGGACGCCTGGATTGGAGATGCCCCCGAGTTGATGGAACCGCCGCTCAAACTGGAAGGCGACGCCGCGCATTTTGATCATCGCGTCGACGAAGATCATTTCGAGCAACCGGGCAACCTGTTCCGGATGATGTCGCCAGCGCAACAACAGCTTCTGTTCGATAACACGGCGCGCGCCATGGGCGATGCGCGCCTCGAAGTGAAGCAACGCCATGTCGACAATTGCGCCAAGGCCGATCCGGCATACGGTGCAGGCGTTGCCAGGGCGCTGCGGGTCGAGCGTTAG
- a CDS encoding zinc ribbon domain-containing protein: MKDPNTGKRVSRPNPEAQWIRTEVLELRIVDDELWQRVKLRQAELAKQFEATTKGVRAARAERLNRLRRPAFLLSGLLTCGCCGGKIWHRRQRPLRLSWSFPQRDLRQWPHHSS; encoded by the coding sequence ATCAAGGACCCAAACACGGGCAAGCGTGTGTCGCGTCCGAACCCCGAGGCGCAATGGATCAGGACCGAAGTGCTGGAGTTACGCATTGTCGATGACGAGTTGTGGCAGCGGGTGAAACTGCGCCAGGCCGAGCTTGCAAAGCAGTTCGAGGCGACGACGAAGGGCGTTCGCGCCGCTCGCGCGGAACGGCTGAACCGCCTGCGCCGCCCTGCTTTCCTTCTGTCAGGCTTGCTCACCTGCGGATGCTGTGGCGGCAAAATATGGCATCGTCGTCAACGACCGCTACGGCTGTCTTGGTCGTTTCCGCAAAGGGACCTGCGACAATGGCCGCACCATTCGTCGTGA
- a CDS encoding LysR family transcriptional regulator has product MNDPFDKLSWDDLRIIKAIAESGALSAAATLLSVNNSTISRRLLRLEQTLGVALFDRRRTGYLPTAAGAELIALAERVELDIVSVARRVSGPVQGHTGDLRVATSDALLLDFLTPIVAEFKTLNPAVRVEVVVGNNLLNLARGESDIAFRASTAAPPDNLFGRKVANVAWAAYGRRSEFAGGRPDPADLYERQWASYGSGLSGLKAFKFVEERVSRERIGYRSDSVAGMAVAIAAGMGIGFLPCMHGDLSHQLMRVSVVEPDISDELWILTHPDIRKSGRVCAFMAHCMEAIGRRRAFIEGRETHGLP; this is encoded by the coding sequence TTGAACGATCCTTTCGACAAGCTTTCCTGGGATGATTTGCGCATCATAAAAGCAATTGCCGAGAGCGGAGCCCTTTCCGCCGCCGCAACATTGCTCTCCGTCAACAATTCAACGATATCCCGACGCCTCTTGCGGCTCGAGCAGACACTAGGTGTGGCGCTCTTTGATCGCCGCCGCACCGGCTATTTGCCGACTGCGGCCGGTGCAGAATTAATTGCGCTCGCTGAACGCGTCGAACTTGATATCGTCAGCGTGGCGCGACGCGTCTCGGGGCCTGTCCAGGGCCACACGGGTGACCTGCGCGTGGCGACCAGTGACGCGCTGCTGCTCGATTTTCTGACACCGATCGTTGCGGAATTCAAAACGCTCAATCCGGCCGTCAGGGTCGAGGTAGTCGTCGGCAATAATTTGCTGAACCTTGCGCGTGGGGAATCGGACATTGCCTTCCGCGCTTCGACCGCGGCGCCGCCGGATAATCTTTTCGGTCGGAAGGTCGCAAACGTTGCATGGGCTGCCTACGGCCGCAGGTCAGAATTTGCCGGAGGGCGGCCTGATCCTGCCGACCTCTATGAGCGCCAATGGGCCTCGTACGGAAGTGGGCTGTCGGGCCTCAAGGCGTTCAAATTCGTCGAGGAGCGTGTGTCCCGCGAGAGGATCGGTTACCGAAGCGACTCTGTCGCCGGCATGGCGGTGGCGATCGCTGCCGGGATGGGTATTGGCTTCTTGCCCTGCATGCACGGCGATCTTTCGCACCAACTCATGCGCGTTAGCGTTGTGGAGCCTGATATCAGCGACGAACTGTGGATCCTGACCCATCCCGACATCCGCAAGTCGGGACGGGTGTGCGCGTTCATGGCGCATTGCATGGAGGCAATCGGCAGGCGGCGCGCCTTCATCGAAGGGCGGGAGACCCATGGGTTGCCGTGA
- a CDS encoding putative urea ABC transporter substrate-binding protein, which translates to MNRLTSFLRSVVVAAALTAALTSIACAAPKKDFRIAWSIYVGWMPWGHAADTGIVKKWADKYGITIEVKQFNDYVESINQYTAGAFDAVTITNMDALSIPAAGGVDTTAVIMGDFSNGNDAIILKGKSDLAAIKGQKINLVEFSVSHYLLARALETKKLAEKDIKVVNTSDADLAAAYKTSEVTAVVTWNPIVSEILGAKDAKKVFDSSQIPGEIMDLMVANTAVVKENPDFAKALVGIWYETITKMNAAGADGKAAKEAMAKASGTDLAGFDSQLASTKLFDKPADAEAFTKSKTVGTTMDRVRKFLFEKELLGKGAKSVDAVGIELGDKSVLGDKTNVKLRFDATYMDAAAKGKL; encoded by the coding sequence ATGAACAGGCTCACATCCTTTCTCCGCTCGGTCGTTGTTGCCGCGGCACTGACGGCTGCGCTCACCTCGATTGCCTGCGCAGCACCGAAGAAGGACTTCAGGATCGCGTGGTCGATCTATGTCGGATGGATGCCTTGGGGCCATGCGGCGGATACTGGCATCGTGAAGAAGTGGGCGGACAAATACGGCATCACGATCGAAGTGAAGCAGTTCAACGATTACGTCGAGTCGATCAACCAGTACACCGCCGGCGCCTTCGACGCAGTAACCATCACCAATATGGATGCACTGTCGATTCCCGCGGCTGGTGGTGTCGATACCACCGCCGTCATCATGGGTGACTTCTCCAACGGCAACGACGCGATCATCCTGAAGGGGAAGTCCGACCTTGCGGCTATCAAGGGCCAGAAGATCAATCTGGTCGAGTTCTCGGTCTCGCACTATCTGTTGGCGCGCGCGCTTGAGACCAAGAAGCTCGCCGAGAAGGACATCAAGGTTGTCAACACCTCGGATGCGGATCTTGCGGCAGCTTACAAGACATCGGAAGTGACCGCGGTGGTGACATGGAATCCCATCGTATCCGAAATTCTCGGCGCAAAGGATGCGAAGAAGGTGTTCGATTCATCGCAGATTCCCGGCGAGATCATGGACTTGATGGTAGCCAATACCGCGGTGGTGAAGGAAAATCCGGACTTCGCCAAGGCGCTCGTCGGCATCTGGTACGAGACGATCACCAAGATGAATGCGGCAGGTGCTGACGGCAAAGCGGCGAAGGAAGCCATGGCCAAGGCGTCCGGCACCGATCTCGCCGGCTTCGACAGCCAGCTCGCATCGACAAAACTGTTCGACAAGCCCGCGGACGCGGAAGCCTTCACGAAGAGCAAGACTGTTGGGACAACGATGGACCGCGTGCGCAAGTTCCTTTTCGAAAAGGAATTGCTCGGAAAGGGCGCGAAGTCCGTTGACGCCGTCGGCATCGAACTTGGCGACAAGTCGGTGCTTGGCGACAAGACCAATGTGAAGCTGCGCTTCGATGCCACCTACATGGACGCCGCAGCCAAGGGCAAGCTCTGA
- a CDS encoding urea amidolyase associated protein UAAP2: MSIHTVPVAGRVVVDMEIPANAPWSFVIRKGQTLRIIDSHGQQAVDTLFYSADDYQERYSGQDTLRAQGSAYVSTGTRIMSNEARVMLRVTADTCGLHDTSAGACSCESNTVRFGHGTKYLHACRENFLIEAAKHGMSKRDIVPNLNFFMNVPIDPSGNFTVVDGVSKPGDYVEMVAEMDVLCLISNCPQINNPCNGFFPTPIQVMIFEAQED, encoded by the coding sequence ATGTCGATTCATACAGTACCCGTCGCTGGACGCGTTGTTGTCGACATGGAGATTCCCGCGAACGCTCCGTGGTCTTTCGTTATTCGCAAGGGACAAACACTGCGCATCATCGACAGCCACGGCCAGCAGGCGGTCGATACGCTGTTCTATAGCGCCGACGACTATCAGGAGCGTTACAGCGGCCAAGACACCTTGCGCGCGCAAGGTTCCGCCTATGTCAGCACCGGCACCCGCATCATGTCCAACGAGGCGCGCGTCATGCTGCGCGTCACCGCTGATACTTGCGGCTTGCACGATACGTCTGCAGGCGCCTGTTCGTGTGAGAGCAATACCGTTCGTTTCGGTCACGGCACGAAATATCTCCATGCCTGCCGCGAGAATTTCCTGATCGAAGCGGCGAAACACGGCATGTCGAAGCGCGATATCGTACCGAACCTAAACTTCTTTATGAACGTGCCGATCGATCCGTCCGGCAATTTCACTGTGGTCGACGGCGTTTCAAAGCCCGGTGACTATGTCGAAATGGTCGCGGAGATGGACGTGCTGTGCCTGATCTCCAATTGCCCGCAGATCAACAATCCCTGCAACGGCTTCTTTCCAACGCCGATCCAGGTCATGATCTTCGAAGCGCAAGAGGACTGA
- a CDS encoding ABC transporter ATP-binding protein, which produces MSGIRFDNVWKEYGDHIVLEQITLDVEPRAFLALVGPSGCGKTTFLRMLLGEESPTRGKILVDGVPLSPEPNADRGVVFQRYSVFPHLTVLQNVLLGRELQHAKITSRLFGAARRAAVDEAMALLAEVGLAGQESKYPASLSGGMQQRLALAQAIMRGPKILLLDEPFGALDPGIRADIHVLMKRLWNETELTVVMVTHDLSEAFRLATRVIAFERNRNRPEERERYGATISRDLEIFPRRTAEVRQLPAFRSGRDDPAKQGA; this is translated from the coding sequence ATGAGCGGGATCCGCTTCGACAATGTCTGGAAGGAGTACGGTGATCACATCGTGCTCGAACAAATCACGCTCGACGTCGAGCCGCGCGCATTTCTCGCGCTTGTCGGTCCCTCAGGATGCGGCAAGACCACGTTTCTGCGCATGCTGCTCGGCGAGGAGAGTCCGACGCGTGGGAAAATTCTTGTGGATGGTGTCCCGCTCTCTCCTGAGCCCAATGCCGACCGCGGCGTGGTGTTCCAACGTTACTCCGTCTTTCCGCATCTGACCGTGCTGCAAAATGTCCTGCTGGGACGTGAGTTGCAGCATGCCAAGATCACCAGCCGCTTGTTCGGCGCCGCGCGCCGCGCCGCGGTCGACGAGGCGATGGCCTTGCTCGCCGAAGTGGGATTAGCCGGGCAGGAAAGCAAGTATCCGGCGTCGCTCTCGGGCGGCATGCAGCAGCGGCTGGCGCTGGCGCAGGCGATCATGCGCGGTCCCAAAATTCTTCTGCTCGACGAGCCGTTCGGTGCGCTTGACCCTGGCATTCGTGCCGACATCCATGTGCTGATGAAGCGGCTGTGGAACGAGACCGAACTTACGGTGGTCATGGTTACGCATGATCTCAGCGAAGCCTTCCGGCTGGCGACACGGGTGATCGCATTCGAGCGTAACCGCAACCGGCCCGAGGAACGCGAGCGCTACGGCGCCACTATTTCGCGCGATCTCGAAATCTTTCCACGCCGCACTGCCGAGGTGCGGCAGCTTCCAGCATTCCGCTCTGGCCGGGACGACCCGGCCAAACAAGGAGCATGA
- a CDS encoding HD domain-containing protein translates to MNEFIAGIRVPDSAMARAATQLVRDTEDDLLYNHSRRVFFWGALTGERKGLQYDPELLYMGAMFHDMGLIEAHSSPDLRFEVDGANTARDFLKSYGVPQRDIEDVWTAIALHTTPGIPEHMRPTIALVTAGVEMDVLGIAYHDFTHEQRDHVCAHHPREANFKENIIDHFAQGIIKKPLTTFGNVKADVLALKDMNYTRQNFCSIILGSAWPI, encoded by the coding sequence ATGAATGAGTTTATCGCTGGTATCCGTGTTCCCGACAGCGCCATGGCCCGGGCCGCCACGCAGCTCGTCCGTGATACCGAGGACGATCTGCTCTATAATCACAGCCGGAGGGTGTTTTTCTGGGGTGCGTTGACTGGTGAAAGGAAGGGTCTGCAGTACGATCCAGAATTGCTCTACATGGGCGCGATGTTTCACGACATGGGACTGATTGAAGCGCATTCGAGCCCCGATCTGCGTTTCGAGGTCGACGGTGCCAATACCGCACGCGACTTCCTCAAGAGCTACGGTGTGCCCCAGCGCGACATCGAGGATGTTTGGACGGCAATCGCGCTGCACACGACGCCGGGTATCCCCGAGCATATGCGGCCGACGATCGCACTCGTTACCGCAGGCGTCGAGATGGATGTGCTGGGGATCGCCTATCATGACTTCACGCATGAGCAGCGCGATCACGTCTGTGCCCATCATCCGCGTGAGGCGAACTTCAAGGAGAACATCATCGATCACTTCGCCCAAGGCATCATCAAGAAACCCCTGACGACGTTTGGCAATGTCAAGGCCGACGTGCTGGCGCTCAAGGACATGAACTACACCCGCCAGAACTTCTGTTCGATCATCCTGGGTTCGGCGTGGCCGATCTAG
- a CDS encoding urea amidolyase associated protein UAAP1 — protein MILTNEQQAEVAANRKRYEELKAAGQGHAPRALPPPTPRDGAGIVASAIIHREIIPGGWYWTTRLNCGEALRLITTEGASSIGLLAWSAADTSERLNHADTIKVQWAANLRKGRVILSDMGRVLFSIVEDTTGGAHDALAGGSTTATNEARYHTTTLRNTHDNFILAAGKLGLDRRDVHPCISFFAPLYVDAEGRFQWDPRRRQTGDFIDLRAEMDVLVALSNCPHPLDPSPTYAPGDAEIVRYRTGSVGDDDLCRTASAEAARAFENNAFFLNSGAEA, from the coding sequence ATGATCCTGACCAACGAGCAGCAGGCCGAAGTCGCGGCCAACAGAAAGCGCTACGAGGAATTGAAGGCGGCGGGGCAGGGCCACGCGCCGCGTGCGCTGCCGCCGCCGACACCGCGCGATGGTGCGGGTATCGTCGCGTCGGCGATCATCCATCGGGAGATCATTCCCGGCGGCTGGTACTGGACTACGCGGCTCAACTGCGGCGAGGCGCTTCGGCTTATCACCACCGAAGGCGCATCCAGCATCGGTCTGCTGGCATGGAGCGCGGCCGATACAAGCGAACGGTTGAATCATGCGGATACTATCAAGGTTCAATGGGCGGCCAACCTGCGCAAGGGCCGCGTTATCCTGTCCGATATGGGCCGCGTGCTGTTCAGTATTGTGGAAGACACCACCGGCGGCGCGCATGACGCGCTTGCGGGCGGTTCGACAACGGCAACGAACGAAGCCCGCTATCACACGACGACTCTTCGCAATACGCACGATAATTTCATTCTCGCGGCCGGGAAATTGGGCCTCGACCGCCGCGACGTTCATCCGTGCATCAGCTTCTTTGCGCCGCTGTATGTCGACGCCGAAGGACGCTTCCAGTGGGACCCACGCCGCCGGCAAACAGGCGATTTCATCGACCTGCGCGCCGAGATGGATGTGCTGGTGGCGTTGTCCAATTGTCCGCATCCGCTGGACCCGTCTCCGACCTATGCGCCGGGCGATGCGGAGATCGTACGCTATCGCACAGGAAGCGTGGGAGACGACGACCTTTGCCGCACGGCAAGCGCGGAAGCCGCGCGCGCCTTCGAGAACAACGCCTTCTTCCTCAATTCCGGCGCGGAGGCGTGA
- a CDS encoding LacI family DNA-binding transcriptional regulator: MLRKTQGNRSPSIKEIAEEIGVHPSTVSRALDPRKRHLVGDEVAQRIISRSQSLGYRPNHLAAGLRRGRTQLIGILLPDITNPVFAPILAGIAEVLSKEGLAPIVADAGNDASQQIAFVDRLLNQRVDGLILATVSRDDALVGHCLERGLPVVLVNRSEASDRVPSVVSDDAKGMALAVDHLVSNGHRAIAHIAGPLDTSTGLLRRDGFVQAMAQHGLTGAIEQAALYSREAGEAAAHALLGSHHVSAIVAANDLLALGVLIALRQLGQNCPEGISVIGHNDMPLMDVVSPPLTTIRIEHRDMGRNAARLLLDALEQRDTTPRHIVLPPKLVVRGSTAPMVG, from the coding sequence ATGCTTCGGAAAACACAGGGAAATCGATCACCGTCAATCAAGGAAATCGCCGAGGAAATCGGCGTGCATCCCTCGACGGTTTCGCGCGCACTCGATCCCCGCAAGCGGCATCTGGTCGGCGACGAGGTCGCCCAGCGGATTATTTCGCGGTCGCAATCGCTCGGCTACCGACCCAATCATCTCGCGGCAGGCCTTAGGCGCGGGCGAACTCAGCTCATTGGGATATTGCTGCCCGATATTACCAACCCCGTATTCGCGCCGATCCTTGCCGGCATCGCTGAAGTGCTTTCGAAGGAAGGATTGGCCCCGATCGTGGCGGATGCCGGTAACGACGCCTCGCAACAAATTGCGTTCGTCGACCGCCTCCTCAATCAGCGCGTCGATGGCTTGATCCTCGCTACCGTCTCGCGCGATGATGCGCTGGTCGGCCATTGCCTGGAACGCGGATTGCCCGTGGTACTCGTCAACCGCTCCGAGGCATCTGACCGCGTTCCCTCGGTCGTTTCGGATGACGCAAAGGGAATGGCGCTGGCGGTCGATCATCTGGTTTCGAACGGTCATCGCGCTATTGCGCACATTGCCGGACCGCTCGACACGTCGACCGGCCTGCTTCGGCGTGACGGCTTCGTTCAGGCCATGGCACAGCACGGCCTGACCGGAGCCATCGAGCAAGCCGCGCTTTATTCCCGCGAGGCCGGCGAAGCGGCGGCACACGCCCTGCTCGGTAGTCACCACGTATCGGCGATCGTCGCCGCCAACGACTTGCTGGCGCTTGGTGTACTAATCGCGCTGCGGCAGTTAGGCCAAAACTGCCCAGAGGGAATTTCCGTCATTGGCCATAACGACATGCCACTGATGGATGTGGTATCACCTCCGCTGACGACGATACGAATCGAGCATCGGGACATGGGCCGTAACGCTGCGCGGCTGCTGCTCGATGCCCTCGAACAGCGCGATACTACCCCCCGGCACATCGTGCTGCCACCCAAGCTCGTCGTGCGCGGATCAACCGCACCAATGGTCGGCTGA
- a CDS encoding ABC transporter permease, whose product MRLVNIRPGRQMRFYLAALPFVLLAVAYLLGSNARLAENPNDKLLPALSSMAQAVKQMAFQADTRTGAYLMLSDTVASLGRLVSALAISTVAALVLGIVIGLLPGANALLGPFVSVMSIVPPLALLPILFIVMGLGENSKIALIVIGTLPCIIRDLAMKVQELPREQLIKAQTLGASTWQMALRVVTPQILPRLIDSLRLQLGPAWLFLIAAEAIASDSGLGYRIFLVRRYLAMDIIIPYVIWITLLAFLMDAGLRLLQRKAFPWFASVRAE is encoded by the coding sequence ATGCGACTTGTAAACATCCGGCCCGGCCGGCAGATGCGGTTCTATCTCGCTGCACTGCCGTTCGTGTTGCTGGCGGTCGCATACCTCCTTGGTTCGAATGCGAGGCTTGCAGAAAATCCGAATGACAAGTTGTTGCCTGCGCTGTCGAGTATGGCGCAGGCAGTGAAGCAGATGGCGTTTCAGGCCGATACGCGTACTGGCGCGTATCTCATGCTATCCGACACGGTCGCGAGTCTCGGCCGACTGGTCTCAGCACTGGCAATCTCGACTGTCGCCGCGCTGGTTCTAGGAATTGTGATCGGACTGTTGCCGGGCGCGAATGCGTTGCTCGGTCCGTTTGTTTCGGTGATGTCGATAGTGCCGCCATTGGCGCTGCTTCCCATCCTGTTCATCGTTATGGGCCTCGGTGAAAACTCCAAGATCGCGCTGATCGTGATCGGAACGTTGCCCTGTATCATCCGCGATCTCGCGATGAAGGTGCAGGAGCTGCCGCGTGAGCAACTGATCAAGGCGCAGACGCTTGGCGCATCGACATGGCAGATGGCGCTGCGCGTGGTGACACCGCAAATCCTGCCGCGATTGATCGACTCGCTGCGGCTCCAGCTTGGACCTGCGTGGCTGTTTTTGATAGCCGCCGAAGCCATCGCCTCCGATTCTGGACTTGGCTATCGCATCTTTCTGGTCCGGCGCTATCTCGCCATGGATATCATTATTCCTTACGTGATTTGGATCACCCTTCTTGCCTTCCTGATGGATGCTGGACTGCGCCTGCTCCAGCGCAAGGCGTTTCCCTGGTTCGCGTCGGTGAGGGCGGAATGA